A genomic region of Sander vitreus isolate 19-12246 chromosome 11, sanVit1, whole genome shotgun sequence contains the following coding sequences:
- the tank gene encoding TRAF family member-associated NF-kappa-B activator has protein sequence MERNIGDQLNKAFEAYRQVSIEKDNAKKELQQMSEFYERYTQKLQKQIEDQQQLISKLEAKLSATRQPSGEMKCEPANHLLDGASALKKIQYPENMVTVAVAPNKQVSVDYQNMLDAFEAIEGKFRQIRSLTRRQKDHLKRFHGGIDASNDQRFSMPIQCTDRTAEAETPFSSALRSAVDIPLPPTSLASRGASPEDRDLVDSLTKLSVKFPPSADSEYDFLNSTPERHIGLTMPTKLPLSSVPSTLTEEEPVEPMPFVYPSSPSHSTSSSLSQESVRGPQQPLWSPELCDAVDVGTELATPQSSSPDKCAFCHAVVPQDRMNSHLYSHFSPKNEANN, from the exons ATGGAAAGGAACATCGGAGACCAGCTCAATAAAGCTTTTGAAGCTTATCGCCAGGTCTCCATTGAAAAGGACAATGCTAAAAAGGAGCTGCAACAAATG AGTGAATTTTATGAGCGATACACTCAAAAACTTCAAAAGCAGATAGAGGACCAGCAGCAGTTGATTTCAAAACTTGAAGCTAAGTTATCAGCAACAAGGCAACCATCAG GAGAGATGAAATGTGAGCCTGCCAATCATCTCCTTGATGGGGCCAGTGCTCTTAAGAAAATACAGTACCCG GAGAATATGGTCACTGTTGCTGTGGCTCCTAATAAGCAAGTCAGCGTTGACTA tCAGAACATGCTGGATGCATTTGAAGCAATTGAAGGGAAATTCCGGCAGATTCGCTCTCTTACCAGAAGACAAAAAGATCACCTAAAAAGATTCCATGGAGGAATTGATGCATCAAACG ATCAGCGGTTCTCCATGCCCATCCAGTGCACAGACCGTACAGCAGAGGCAGAGACACCCTTTTCCTCAGCGCTAAGGTCAGCAGTGGATATCCCACTCCCGCCTACATCTCTGGCGTCCCGCGGTGCCAGCCCTGAGGACAGGGACTTAGTAGACTCTCTCACCAAACTCAGTGTCAAATTCCCGCCCTCTGCGGACAGTGAATATGACTTCCTGAACAGTACTCCAGAGAGACACATTGGTCTGACCATGCCCACAAAGCTGCCTCTCAGTAGTGTCCCCTCCACATTAACAGAAGAGGAGCCCGTTGAACCCATGCCTTTTGTCTACCCTTCATCCCCCTCCCACTCAACATCATCTTCGCTCTCCCAGGAGAGCGTACGGGGACCCCAGCAG CCTCTCTGGAGCCCTGAGCTGTGTGATGCAGTTGACGTGGGGACAGAGCTAGCGACGCCTCAGAGCAGCAGTCCCGATAAATGTGCTTTCTGCCACGCTGTGGTTCCTCAGGACCGAATGAACAGCCACCTCTACTCGCATTTCTCTCCTAAGAATGAAGCCAACAATTGA